One Sus scrofa isolate TJ Tabasco breed Duroc chromosome 1, Sscrofa11.1, whole genome shotgun sequence DNA segment encodes these proteins:
- the MBD1 gene encoding methyl-CpG-binding domain protein 1 isoform X22, which yields MAEDWLDCPALGPGWKRREVFRKSGATCGRSDTYYQSPTGDRIRSKVELTRYLGPACDLSLFDFKQGILCYPAPKAHSLAVPSRKRKKPSKPAKARKRQVGPQKSEVRKETPRDETKADANPAPASLPAPGCCENCGISFSGDGTRRQRLKTLCKDCRAQRIAFNREQRMFKRVGCGECTACQVTEDCGACSTCLLQLPHDVASGLFCKCEQRRCLRIVERSRGCGVCRGCQTREDCGRCRVCLRPPRPGLRRQWKCVQRRCLRGKHGRRRGGCDSKVAPRRRSRAQPLPPLLPSQPPESPELHPRTLAPLPRAEFIYYCVDEDELPYTNRRQNRKCGACTACLRRMDCGHCDFCCDKPKFGGSNQKRQKCRWRQCLQFAMKRLLPSVWAGSEDGSEPPPPYPRRKRPCSTRRPRLGQTLKPPLATPTARRDHTQTSMKQETGGGFVLPPPGTDLVFLREGASSPVQVPGPAPASTEALLQTVDPGLPAVKQEPPDPEEDKEENKDDSASDLAPEEEAGGAGTPVITEIFSLGGTRLRDTAVWLPRLRKLLAVNENEYFTELQLKEEAL from the exons ATGGCTGAGGACTGGCTGGACTGCCcggccctgggccctggctggAAGCGCCGTGAGGTCTTTCGAAAGTCAGGTGCCACCTGCGGACGCTCAGACACCTATTACCAGAG CCCCACAGGAGACAGGATCCGAAGCAAAGTTGAGCTCACCCGATACCTGGGCCCTGCGTGTGACCTCTCCCTCTTTGACTTCAAACAAGGCATCTTGTGCTATCCAGCCCCTAAG GCCCATTCCTTGGCTGTCCCCAGCAGGAAGCGGAAGAAGCCTTCAAAGCCAGCCAAGGCTCGGAAACGTCAGGTTGGCCCCCAAAAGAGTGAGGTCAGGAAGGAGACCCCAAGGGATGAGACCAAGGCTGACGCTAACCCAGCCCCAGCTTCACTTCCTGCACCTGG GTGCTGTGAGAACTGTGGAATCAGCTTCTCAGGGGATGGTACCCGAAGGCAGAGGCTCAAGACTTTGTGCAAGGACTGCCGAG cacagagaattgCTTTCAACCGGGAGCAGAGGATGTTTAAG CGTGTGGGCTGTGGGGAGTGCACAGCCTGCCAGGTAACAGAAGACTGTGGGGCCTGCTCCACCTGCCTTCTGCAGTTGCCCCATGACGTGGCATCGGGGCTGTTCTGCAAGTGTGAGCAAAGACGGTGCCTCCGGATTGTGGAAAGG AGCCGAGGATGTGGAGTATGCCGGGGCTGTCAGACCCGAGAGGACTGTGGGCGTTGTCGAGTCTGCCTTCGCCCTCCCCGCCCTGGTCTCAGGCGCCAGTGGAAGTGCGTCCAGCGGCGTTGCTTACGG gGTAAACATGGCCGCCGCAGGGGAGGCTGTGACTCCAAGGTAGCTCCACGGCGGCGGTCCCGAGCACAGCCACTGCCTCCGCTTCTCCCGTCACAGCCTCCAGAGTCTCCAGAGCTG CACCCCAGAACCCTGGCCCCCTTGCCACGTGCCGAATTCATCTATTACTGTGTAGACGAGGACGAGCTA CCTTATACGAACCGCCGGCAGAATCGCAAGTGTGGGGCCTGTACAGCCTGCCTGCGGCGGATGGACTGTGGCCACTGTGACTTCTGCTGTGACAAGCCCAAATTTGGGGGCAGCAACCAGAAGCGCCAGAAATGTCGTTGGCGCCAATGCCTGCAGTTTGCTATG AAGCGGCTGCTGCCAAGTGTCTGGGCAGGGTCTGAGGATGGGTCAGAGCCGCCCCCACCTTACCCTCGTCGAAAAAGGCCTTGCTCTACTCGAAGGCCTCGTCTGGGTCAGACCCTGAAGCCTCccttggccacacctacagcccGACGAGACCATACCCAGACTTCAATGAAGCAGGAAACGGGCGGTGGCTTTGTGCTGCCCCCACCTGGCACTGACCTTGTGTTCTTACGGGAGGGTGCAAGCAGTCCTGTGCAGGTGCCTGGCCCAGCTCCAGCTTCCACAGAAGCTTTGTTGCAG ACAGTAGATCCAGGCCTTCCAGCTGTGAAGCAAGAGCCACCTGACCCTGAGGAGGACAAGGAGGAGAACAAGGATGACTCTGCCTCTGACTTGGCcccagaggaggaggcaggaggggctggcACGCCCGTG ATCACGGAGATTTTCAGCCTGGGTGGAACCCGCCTCCGGGACACAGCAGTCTGGTTGCCAAG
- the MBD1 gene encoding methyl-CpG-binding domain protein 1 isoform X4, with amino-acid sequence MAEDWLDCPALGPGWKRREVFRKSGATCGRSDTYYQSPTGDRIRSKVELTRYLGPACDLSLFDFKQGILCYPAPKAHSLAVPSRKRKKPSKPAKARKRQVGPQKSEVRKETPRDETKADANPAPASLPAPGCCENCGISFSGDGTRRQRLKTLCKDCRAQRIAFNREQRMFKRVGCGECTACQVTEDCGACSTCLLQLPHDVASGLFCKCEQRRCLRIVERSRGCGVCRGCQTREDCGRCRVCLRPPRPGLRRQWKCVQRRCLRHLAHRLRRHHQRCQRRPSLAVAPPAGKHGRRRGGCDSKVAPRRRSRAQPLPPLLPSQPPESPELHPRTLAPLPRAEFIYYCVDEDELQPYTNRRQNRKCGACTACLRRMDCGHCDFCCDKPKFGGSNQKRQKCRWRQCLQFAMKRLLPSVWAGSEDGSEPPPPYPRRKRPCSTRRPRLGQTLKPPLATPTARRDHTQTSMKQETGGGFVLPPPGTDLVFLREGASSPVQVPGPAPASTEALLQEAQCPGLSWVVALPQVKQEKADAQEDWTPGTAILTSPVLLPGCPSKTVDPGLPAVKQEPPDPEEDKEENKDDSASDLAPEEEAGGAGTPVITEIFSLGGTRLRDTAVWLPRLRKLLAVNENEYFTELQLKEEAL; translated from the exons ATGGCTGAGGACTGGCTGGACTGCCcggccctgggccctggctggAAGCGCCGTGAGGTCTTTCGAAAGTCAGGTGCCACCTGCGGACGCTCAGACACCTATTACCAGAG CCCCACAGGAGACAGGATCCGAAGCAAAGTTGAGCTCACCCGATACCTGGGCCCTGCGTGTGACCTCTCCCTCTTTGACTTCAAACAAGGCATCTTGTGCTATCCAGCCCCTAAG GCCCATTCCTTGGCTGTCCCCAGCAGGAAGCGGAAGAAGCCTTCAAAGCCAGCCAAGGCTCGGAAACGTCAGGTTGGCCCCCAAAAGAGTGAGGTCAGGAAGGAGACCCCAAGGGATGAGACCAAGGCTGACGCTAACCCAGCCCCAGCTTCACTTCCTGCACCTGG GTGCTGTGAGAACTGTGGAATCAGCTTCTCAGGGGATGGTACCCGAAGGCAGAGGCTCAAGACTTTGTGCAAGGACTGCCGAG cacagagaattgCTTTCAACCGGGAGCAGAGGATGTTTAAG CGTGTGGGCTGTGGGGAGTGCACAGCCTGCCAGGTAACAGAAGACTGTGGGGCCTGCTCCACCTGCCTTCTGCAGTTGCCCCATGACGTGGCATCGGGGCTGTTCTGCAAGTGTGAGCAAAGACGGTGCCTCCGGATTGTGGAAAGG AGCCGAGGATGTGGAGTATGCCGGGGCTGTCAGACCCGAGAGGACTGTGGGCGTTGTCGAGTCTGCCTTCGCCCTCCCCGCCCTGGTCTCAGGCGCCAGTGGAAGTGCGTCCAGCGGCGTTGCTTACGG CACCTTGCCCATCGCCTCCGTCGCCACCATCAGCGATGTCAACGACGCCCTTCCCTAGCTGTGGCTCCCCCTGCT gGTAAACATGGCCGCCGCAGGGGAGGCTGTGACTCCAAGGTAGCTCCACGGCGGCGGTCCCGAGCACAGCCACTGCCTCCGCTTCTCCCGTCACAGCCTCCAGAGTCTCCAGAGCTG CACCCCAGAACCCTGGCCCCCTTGCCACGTGCCGAATTCATCTATTACTGTGTAGACGAGGACGAGCTA CAGCCTTATACGAACCGCCGGCAGAATCGCAAGTGTGGGGCCTGTACAGCCTGCCTGCGGCGGATGGACTGTGGCCACTGTGACTTCTGCTGTGACAAGCCCAAATTTGGGGGCAGCAACCAGAAGCGCCAGAAATGTCGTTGGCGCCAATGCCTGCAGTTTGCTATG AAGCGGCTGCTGCCAAGTGTCTGGGCAGGGTCTGAGGATGGGTCAGAGCCGCCCCCACCTTACCCTCGTCGAAAAAGGCCTTGCTCTACTCGAAGGCCTCGTCTGGGTCAGACCCTGAAGCCTCccttggccacacctacagcccGACGAGACCATACCCAGACTTCAATGAAGCAGGAAACGGGCGGTGGCTTTGTGCTGCCCCCACCTGGCACTGACCTTGTGTTCTTACGGGAGGGTGCAAGCAGTCCTGTGCAGGTGCCTGGCCCAGCTCCAGCTTCCACAGAAGCTTTGTTGCAG GAGGCCCAGTGCCCTGGCCTGAGTTGGGTTGTGGCCTTACCCCAGGTGAAGCAAGAGAAGGCGGATGCCCAGGAAGACTGGACACCGGGCACAGCCATCCTGACTTCTCCTGTATTGCTGCCGGGCTGCCCCAGCAAG ACAGTAGATCCAGGCCTTCCAGCTGTGAAGCAAGAGCCACCTGACCCTGAGGAGGACAAGGAGGAGAACAAGGATGACTCTGCCTCTGACTTGGCcccagaggaggaggcaggaggggctggcACGCCCGTG ATCACGGAGATTTTCAGCCTGGGTGGAACCCGCCTCCGGGACACAGCAGTCTGGTTGCCAAG
- the MBD1 gene encoding methyl-CpG-binding domain protein 1 isoform X8, translating into MAEDWLDCPALGPGWKRREVFRKSGATCGRSDTYYQSPTGDRIRSKVELTRYLGPACDLSLFDFKQGILCYPAPKAHSLAVPSRKRKKPSKPAKARKRQVGPQKSEVRKETPRDETKADANPAPASLPAPGCCENCGISFSGDGTRRQRLKTLCKDCRAQRIAFNREQRMFKRVGCGECTACQVTEDCGACSTCLLQLPHDVASGLFCKCEQRRCLRIVERSRGCGVCRGCQTREDCGRCRVCLRPPRPGLRRQWKCVQRRCLRHLAHRLRRHHQRCQRRPSLAVAPPAGKHGRRRGGCDSKVAPRRRSRAQPLPPLLPSQPPESPELHPRTLAPLPRAEFIYYCVDEDELQPYTNRRQNRKCGACTACLRRMDCGHCDFCCDKPKFGGSNQKRQKCRWRQCLQFAMKRLLPSVWAGSEDGSEPPPPYPRRKRPCSTRRPRLGQTLKPPLATPTARRDHTQTSMKQETGGGFVLPPPGTDLVFLREGASSPVQVPGPAPASTEALLQVKQEKADAQEDWTPGTAILTSPVLLPGCPSKTVDPGLPAVKQEPPDPEEDKEENKDDSASDLAPEEEAGGAGTPVITEIFSLGGTRLRDTAVWLPRLRKLLAVNENEYFTELQLKEEAL; encoded by the exons ATGGCTGAGGACTGGCTGGACTGCCcggccctgggccctggctggAAGCGCCGTGAGGTCTTTCGAAAGTCAGGTGCCACCTGCGGACGCTCAGACACCTATTACCAGAG CCCCACAGGAGACAGGATCCGAAGCAAAGTTGAGCTCACCCGATACCTGGGCCCTGCGTGTGACCTCTCCCTCTTTGACTTCAAACAAGGCATCTTGTGCTATCCAGCCCCTAAG GCCCATTCCTTGGCTGTCCCCAGCAGGAAGCGGAAGAAGCCTTCAAAGCCAGCCAAGGCTCGGAAACGTCAGGTTGGCCCCCAAAAGAGTGAGGTCAGGAAGGAGACCCCAAGGGATGAGACCAAGGCTGACGCTAACCCAGCCCCAGCTTCACTTCCTGCACCTGG GTGCTGTGAGAACTGTGGAATCAGCTTCTCAGGGGATGGTACCCGAAGGCAGAGGCTCAAGACTTTGTGCAAGGACTGCCGAG cacagagaattgCTTTCAACCGGGAGCAGAGGATGTTTAAG CGTGTGGGCTGTGGGGAGTGCACAGCCTGCCAGGTAACAGAAGACTGTGGGGCCTGCTCCACCTGCCTTCTGCAGTTGCCCCATGACGTGGCATCGGGGCTGTTCTGCAAGTGTGAGCAAAGACGGTGCCTCCGGATTGTGGAAAGG AGCCGAGGATGTGGAGTATGCCGGGGCTGTCAGACCCGAGAGGACTGTGGGCGTTGTCGAGTCTGCCTTCGCCCTCCCCGCCCTGGTCTCAGGCGCCAGTGGAAGTGCGTCCAGCGGCGTTGCTTACGG CACCTTGCCCATCGCCTCCGTCGCCACCATCAGCGATGTCAACGACGCCCTTCCCTAGCTGTGGCTCCCCCTGCT gGTAAACATGGCCGCCGCAGGGGAGGCTGTGACTCCAAGGTAGCTCCACGGCGGCGGTCCCGAGCACAGCCACTGCCTCCGCTTCTCCCGTCACAGCCTCCAGAGTCTCCAGAGCTG CACCCCAGAACCCTGGCCCCCTTGCCACGTGCCGAATTCATCTATTACTGTGTAGACGAGGACGAGCTA CAGCCTTATACGAACCGCCGGCAGAATCGCAAGTGTGGGGCCTGTACAGCCTGCCTGCGGCGGATGGACTGTGGCCACTGTGACTTCTGCTGTGACAAGCCCAAATTTGGGGGCAGCAACCAGAAGCGCCAGAAATGTCGTTGGCGCCAATGCCTGCAGTTTGCTATG AAGCGGCTGCTGCCAAGTGTCTGGGCAGGGTCTGAGGATGGGTCAGAGCCGCCCCCACCTTACCCTCGTCGAAAAAGGCCTTGCTCTACTCGAAGGCCTCGTCTGGGTCAGACCCTGAAGCCTCccttggccacacctacagcccGACGAGACCATACCCAGACTTCAATGAAGCAGGAAACGGGCGGTGGCTTTGTGCTGCCCCCACCTGGCACTGACCTTGTGTTCTTACGGGAGGGTGCAAGCAGTCCTGTGCAGGTGCCTGGCCCAGCTCCAGCTTCCACAGAAGCTTTGTTGCAG GTGAAGCAAGAGAAGGCGGATGCCCAGGAAGACTGGACACCGGGCACAGCCATCCTGACTTCTCCTGTATTGCTGCCGGGCTGCCCCAGCAAG ACAGTAGATCCAGGCCTTCCAGCTGTGAAGCAAGAGCCACCTGACCCTGAGGAGGACAAGGAGGAGAACAAGGATGACTCTGCCTCTGACTTGGCcccagaggaggaggcaggaggggctggcACGCCCGTG ATCACGGAGATTTTCAGCCTGGGTGGAACCCGCCTCCGGGACACAGCAGTCTGGTTGCCAAG
- the MBD1 gene encoding methyl-CpG-binding domain protein 1 isoform X19 produces MAEDWLDCPALGPGWKRREVFRKSGATCGRSDTYYQSPTGDRIRSKVELTRYLGPACDLSLFDFKQGILCYPAPKAHSLAVPSRKRKKPSKPAKARKRQVGPQKSEVRKETPRDETKADANPAPASLPAPGCCENCGISFSGDGTRRQRLKTLCKDCRAQRIAFNREQRMFKRVGCGECTACQVTEDCGACSTCLLQLPHDVASGLFCKCEQRRCLRIVERSRGCGVCRGCQTREDCGRCRVCLRPPRPGLRRQWKCVQRRCLRGKHGRRRGGCDSKVAPRRRSRAQPLPPLLPSQPPESPELQPYTNRRQNRKCGACTACLRRMDCGHCDFCCDKPKFGGSNQKRQKCRWRQCLQFAMKRLLPSVWAGSEDGSEPPPPYPRRKRPCSTRRPRLGQTLKPPLATPTARRDHTQTSMKQETGGGFVLPPPGTDLVFLREGASSPVQVPGPAPASTEALLQEAQCPGLSWVVALPQVKQEKADAQEDWTPGTAILTSPVLLPGCPSKTVDPGLPAVKQEPPDPEEDKEENKDDSASDLAPEEEAGGAGTPVITEIFSLGGTRLRDTAVWLPRSKDLKKPGARKQ; encoded by the exons ATGGCTGAGGACTGGCTGGACTGCCcggccctgggccctggctggAAGCGCCGTGAGGTCTTTCGAAAGTCAGGTGCCACCTGCGGACGCTCAGACACCTATTACCAGAG CCCCACAGGAGACAGGATCCGAAGCAAAGTTGAGCTCACCCGATACCTGGGCCCTGCGTGTGACCTCTCCCTCTTTGACTTCAAACAAGGCATCTTGTGCTATCCAGCCCCTAAG GCCCATTCCTTGGCTGTCCCCAGCAGGAAGCGGAAGAAGCCTTCAAAGCCAGCCAAGGCTCGGAAACGTCAGGTTGGCCCCCAAAAGAGTGAGGTCAGGAAGGAGACCCCAAGGGATGAGACCAAGGCTGACGCTAACCCAGCCCCAGCTTCACTTCCTGCACCTGG GTGCTGTGAGAACTGTGGAATCAGCTTCTCAGGGGATGGTACCCGAAGGCAGAGGCTCAAGACTTTGTGCAAGGACTGCCGAG cacagagaattgCTTTCAACCGGGAGCAGAGGATGTTTAAG CGTGTGGGCTGTGGGGAGTGCACAGCCTGCCAGGTAACAGAAGACTGTGGGGCCTGCTCCACCTGCCTTCTGCAGTTGCCCCATGACGTGGCATCGGGGCTGTTCTGCAAGTGTGAGCAAAGACGGTGCCTCCGGATTGTGGAAAGG AGCCGAGGATGTGGAGTATGCCGGGGCTGTCAGACCCGAGAGGACTGTGGGCGTTGTCGAGTCTGCCTTCGCCCTCCCCGCCCTGGTCTCAGGCGCCAGTGGAAGTGCGTCCAGCGGCGTTGCTTACGG gGTAAACATGGCCGCCGCAGGGGAGGCTGTGACTCCAAGGTAGCTCCACGGCGGCGGTCCCGAGCACAGCCACTGCCTCCGCTTCTCCCGTCACAGCCTCCAGAGTCTCCAGAGCTG CAGCCTTATACGAACCGCCGGCAGAATCGCAAGTGTGGGGCCTGTACAGCCTGCCTGCGGCGGATGGACTGTGGCCACTGTGACTTCTGCTGTGACAAGCCCAAATTTGGGGGCAGCAACCAGAAGCGCCAGAAATGTCGTTGGCGCCAATGCCTGCAGTTTGCTATG AAGCGGCTGCTGCCAAGTGTCTGGGCAGGGTCTGAGGATGGGTCAGAGCCGCCCCCACCTTACCCTCGTCGAAAAAGGCCTTGCTCTACTCGAAGGCCTCGTCTGGGTCAGACCCTGAAGCCTCccttggccacacctacagcccGACGAGACCATACCCAGACTTCAATGAAGCAGGAAACGGGCGGTGGCTTTGTGCTGCCCCCACCTGGCACTGACCTTGTGTTCTTACGGGAGGGTGCAAGCAGTCCTGTGCAGGTGCCTGGCCCAGCTCCAGCTTCCACAGAAGCTTTGTTGCAG GAGGCCCAGTGCCCTGGCCTGAGTTGGGTTGTGGCCTTACCCCAGGTGAAGCAAGAGAAGGCGGATGCCCAGGAAGACTGGACACCGGGCACAGCCATCCTGACTTCTCCTGTATTGCTGCCGGGCTGCCCCAGCAAG ACAGTAGATCCAGGCCTTCCAGCTGTGAAGCAAGAGCCACCTGACCCTGAGGAGGACAAGGAGGAGAACAAGGATGACTCTGCCTCTGACTTGGCcccagaggaggaggcaggaggggctggcACGCCCGTG ATCACGGAGATTTTCAGCCTGGGTGGAACCCGCCTCCGGGACACAGCAGTCTGGTTGCCAAG GTCCAAGGACCTTAAAAAACCTGGAGCTAGAAAGCAGTAG
- the MBD1 gene encoding methyl-CpG-binding domain protein 1 isoform X29, whose translation MFKRVGCGECTACQVTEDCGACSTCLLQLPHDVASGLFCKCEQRRCLRIVERSRGCGVCRGCQTREDCGRCRVCLRPPRPGLRRQWKCVQRRCLRGKHGRRRGGCDSKVAPRRRSRAQPLPPLLPSQPPESPELQPYTNRRQNRKCGACTACLRRMDCGHCDFCCDKPKFGGSNQKRQKCRWRQCLQFAMKRLLPSVWAGSEDGSEPPPPYPRRKRPCSTRRPRLGQTLKPPLATPTARRDHTQTSMKQETGGGFVLPPPGTDLVFLREGASSPVQVPGPAPASTEALLQEAQCPGLSWVVALPQVKQEKADAQEDWTPGTAILTSPVLLPGCPSKTVDPGLPAVKQEPPDPEEDKEENKDDSASDLAPEEEAGGAGTPVITEIFSLGGTRLRDTAVWLPRSKDLKKPGARKQ comes from the exons ATGTTTAAG CGTGTGGGCTGTGGGGAGTGCACAGCCTGCCAGGTAACAGAAGACTGTGGGGCCTGCTCCACCTGCCTTCTGCAGTTGCCCCATGACGTGGCATCGGGGCTGTTCTGCAAGTGTGAGCAAAGACGGTGCCTCCGGATTGTGGAAAGG AGCCGAGGATGTGGAGTATGCCGGGGCTGTCAGACCCGAGAGGACTGTGGGCGTTGTCGAGTCTGCCTTCGCCCTCCCCGCCCTGGTCTCAGGCGCCAGTGGAAGTGCGTCCAGCGGCGTTGCTTACGG gGTAAACATGGCCGCCGCAGGGGAGGCTGTGACTCCAAGGTAGCTCCACGGCGGCGGTCCCGAGCACAGCCACTGCCTCCGCTTCTCCCGTCACAGCCTCCAGAGTCTCCAGAGCTG CAGCCTTATACGAACCGCCGGCAGAATCGCAAGTGTGGGGCCTGTACAGCCTGCCTGCGGCGGATGGACTGTGGCCACTGTGACTTCTGCTGTGACAAGCCCAAATTTGGGGGCAGCAACCAGAAGCGCCAGAAATGTCGTTGGCGCCAATGCCTGCAGTTTGCTATG AAGCGGCTGCTGCCAAGTGTCTGGGCAGGGTCTGAGGATGGGTCAGAGCCGCCCCCACCTTACCCTCGTCGAAAAAGGCCTTGCTCTACTCGAAGGCCTCGTCTGGGTCAGACCCTGAAGCCTCccttggccacacctacagcccGACGAGACCATACCCAGACTTCAATGAAGCAGGAAACGGGCGGTGGCTTTGTGCTGCCCCCACCTGGCACTGACCTTGTGTTCTTACGGGAGGGTGCAAGCAGTCCTGTGCAGGTGCCTGGCCCAGCTCCAGCTTCCACAGAAGCTTTGTTGCAG GAGGCCCAGTGCCCTGGCCTGAGTTGGGTTGTGGCCTTACCCCAGGTGAAGCAAGAGAAGGCGGATGCCCAGGAAGACTGGACACCGGGCACAGCCATCCTGACTTCTCCTGTATTGCTGCCGGGCTGCCCCAGCAAG ACAGTAGATCCAGGCCTTCCAGCTGTGAAGCAAGAGCCACCTGACCCTGAGGAGGACAAGGAGGAGAACAAGGATGACTCTGCCTCTGACTTGGCcccagaggaggaggcaggaggggctggcACGCCCGTG ATCACGGAGATTTTCAGCCTGGGTGGAACCCGCCTCCGGGACACAGCAGTCTGGTTGCCAAG GTCCAAGGACCTTAAAAAACCTGGAGCTAGAAAGCAGTAG
- the MBD1 gene encoding methyl-CpG-binding domain protein 1 isoform X10, whose protein sequence is MAEDWLDCPALGPGWKRREVFRKSGATCGRSDTYYQSPTGDRIRSKVELTRYLGPACDLSLFDFKQGILCYPAPKAHSLAVPSRKRKKPSKPAKARKRQVGPQKSEVRKETPRDETKADANPAPASLPAPGCCENCGISFSGDGTRRQRLKTLCKDCRAQRIAFNREQRMFKRVGCGECTACQVTEDCGACSTCLLQLPHDVASGLFCKCEQRRCLRIVERSRGCGVCRGCQTREDCGRCRVCLRPPRPGLRRQWKCVQRRCLRGKHGRRRGGCDSKVAPRRRSRAQPLPPLLPSQPPESPELHPRTLAPLPRAEFIYYCVDEDELPYTNRRQNRKCGACTACLRRMDCGHCDFCCDKPKFGGSNQKRQKCRWRQCLQFAMKRLLPSVWAGSEDGSEPPPPYPRRKRPCSTRRPRLGQTLKPPLATPTARRDHTQTSMKQETGGGFVLPPPGTDLVFLREGASSPVQVPGPAPASTEALLQEAQCPGLSWVVALPQVKQEKADAQEDWTPGTAILTSPVLLPGCPSKTVDPGLPAVKQEPPDPEEDKEENKDDSASDLAPEEEAGGAGTPVITEIFSLGGTRLRDTAVWLPRLRKLLAVNENEYFTELQLKEEAL, encoded by the exons ATGGCTGAGGACTGGCTGGACTGCCcggccctgggccctggctggAAGCGCCGTGAGGTCTTTCGAAAGTCAGGTGCCACCTGCGGACGCTCAGACACCTATTACCAGAG CCCCACAGGAGACAGGATCCGAAGCAAAGTTGAGCTCACCCGATACCTGGGCCCTGCGTGTGACCTCTCCCTCTTTGACTTCAAACAAGGCATCTTGTGCTATCCAGCCCCTAAG GCCCATTCCTTGGCTGTCCCCAGCAGGAAGCGGAAGAAGCCTTCAAAGCCAGCCAAGGCTCGGAAACGTCAGGTTGGCCCCCAAAAGAGTGAGGTCAGGAAGGAGACCCCAAGGGATGAGACCAAGGCTGACGCTAACCCAGCCCCAGCTTCACTTCCTGCACCTGG GTGCTGTGAGAACTGTGGAATCAGCTTCTCAGGGGATGGTACCCGAAGGCAGAGGCTCAAGACTTTGTGCAAGGACTGCCGAG cacagagaattgCTTTCAACCGGGAGCAGAGGATGTTTAAG CGTGTGGGCTGTGGGGAGTGCACAGCCTGCCAGGTAACAGAAGACTGTGGGGCCTGCTCCACCTGCCTTCTGCAGTTGCCCCATGACGTGGCATCGGGGCTGTTCTGCAAGTGTGAGCAAAGACGGTGCCTCCGGATTGTGGAAAGG AGCCGAGGATGTGGAGTATGCCGGGGCTGTCAGACCCGAGAGGACTGTGGGCGTTGTCGAGTCTGCCTTCGCCCTCCCCGCCCTGGTCTCAGGCGCCAGTGGAAGTGCGTCCAGCGGCGTTGCTTACGG gGTAAACATGGCCGCCGCAGGGGAGGCTGTGACTCCAAGGTAGCTCCACGGCGGCGGTCCCGAGCACAGCCACTGCCTCCGCTTCTCCCGTCACAGCCTCCAGAGTCTCCAGAGCTG CACCCCAGAACCCTGGCCCCCTTGCCACGTGCCGAATTCATCTATTACTGTGTAGACGAGGACGAGCTA CCTTATACGAACCGCCGGCAGAATCGCAAGTGTGGGGCCTGTACAGCCTGCCTGCGGCGGATGGACTGTGGCCACTGTGACTTCTGCTGTGACAAGCCCAAATTTGGGGGCAGCAACCAGAAGCGCCAGAAATGTCGTTGGCGCCAATGCCTGCAGTTTGCTATG AAGCGGCTGCTGCCAAGTGTCTGGGCAGGGTCTGAGGATGGGTCAGAGCCGCCCCCACCTTACCCTCGTCGAAAAAGGCCTTGCTCTACTCGAAGGCCTCGTCTGGGTCAGACCCTGAAGCCTCccttggccacacctacagcccGACGAGACCATACCCAGACTTCAATGAAGCAGGAAACGGGCGGTGGCTTTGTGCTGCCCCCACCTGGCACTGACCTTGTGTTCTTACGGGAGGGTGCAAGCAGTCCTGTGCAGGTGCCTGGCCCAGCTCCAGCTTCCACAGAAGCTTTGTTGCAG GAGGCCCAGTGCCCTGGCCTGAGTTGGGTTGTGGCCTTACCCCAGGTGAAGCAAGAGAAGGCGGATGCCCAGGAAGACTGGACACCGGGCACAGCCATCCTGACTTCTCCTGTATTGCTGCCGGGCTGCCCCAGCAAG ACAGTAGATCCAGGCCTTCCAGCTGTGAAGCAAGAGCCACCTGACCCTGAGGAGGACAAGGAGGAGAACAAGGATGACTCTGCCTCTGACTTGGCcccagaggaggaggcaggaggggctggcACGCCCGTG ATCACGGAGATTTTCAGCCTGGGTGGAACCCGCCTCCGGGACACAGCAGTCTGGTTGCCAAG